Proteins from one Panicum virgatum strain AP13 chromosome 7K, P.virgatum_v5, whole genome shotgun sequence genomic window:
- the LOC120641262 gene encoding receptor like protein 22-like, whose product MSGCTDEQPRRVRGDAPHHLLLLVVTCAAAVGTAAASGSGCPADQAAALLRLRRSFQRPELSLPSWRARTDCCRWEGVTCGAAAPGRGGAVVVTALDLGGRGLRSRAGLGLDGGSLFRLATLRRLSLAGNDFGGADLPAAGFERLAELTHLNLSGAGFAGPVPAGIGALRNLVSLDLSDNNQGYSDDGSVIALSGPIPEFLAEFQHLTVLQLSNNDFNGSLPRSIFQLPRLRVLDVSSNADLAGSLPVLPAGSSLEVLNLKETSFSGQIPTSIGNLKHLKTLDISGTNGSGGIPASIGGLASLSFLDLSSSGFQIGELPAAIGRLQSLSTLRLTGCGISGEIPSSFANLTRLTELDLSRNNISGQITFFSKESFLNLKSLQLCCNSLSGPVPSFIFSLPQVEFISLMSNNLAGPLPEFSSPSPFLQSIYLDYNQLNGSIPMSFFELTGLQTLDLSRNSLTGAVKLSSFWKLTNLSNLCLSANKLTVIVDDEHVSSSSASLPQINALGLACCNMTKIPSILRYVLVHDLDLSCNQIGGSIPKWIWGGQVENVDVFKFNLSRNKFSSIDLPLANASVYYLDLSFNKIQGPIPIPVSPQFLDYSNNLFSSVPQYLMERVSSPFFLNLANNTLHGAIPPMLCNASNLQFLDISYNNFSGHVPSCLVDGHLTILKMRQNRLEGRLPDDIKGRCVSQTIDFNGNQIEGELPRSLSNCSNLEVFDVGNNNFSGLFPSWIMKLPNLRVLVLRSNRFSGAVDKIPIESDQNRTDFLSLQIIDLASNNFSGTLDPRWFEKLRAMRMATTSSTNKNDAPLALENNLSGKLYRDTVVVTYKGTPTTVSKILVAFAVIDFSGNAFAGAIPASIGRLASLRGLNLSGNALAGAIPPELGGLRQLESLDLSSNRLEGRIPEALVSLTSLAWLNLSGNRLEGSVPQGGQFLTFTNASFQGNPGLCGKPLSRRCDGGGGSDTGGAPASEHGRSSEDTIVMFCLAGSGYGLGFAVAILFQLACRGQKMERLLGLRLCMGRSER is encoded by the exons ggcggggcggcgcggtcgTCGTCACGGCGCTCGacctcggcggccgcggcctgaGGAGCCGCGCCGGCCTCGGCCTCGACGGCGGCTCCCTCTTCCGCCTCGCCACCCTGCGGCGCCTCAGCCTCGCGGGCAACGACTTCGGCGGCGCGGATCTCCCGGCGGCCGGGTTCGAGCGCCTCGCCGAGCTCACCCACCTCAACCTCTCCGGCGCCGGCTTCGCCGGCCCGGTGCCCGCCGGCATCGGCGCCTTGCGCAACCTCGTGTCCCTCGACCTCTCCGACAACAACCAGGGCTACTCCGACGACGGGTCGGTGATCGCCTTGTCCGGGCCGATTCCCGAGTTCTTGGCCGAGTTCCAGCACCTCACCGTCCTTCAGCTCTCGAACAATGACTTCAACGGCTCGCTTCCTCGGAGCATCTTTCAGCTGCCGAGGCTACGGGTGCTCGACGTGTCGTCCAACGCCGACCTCGCCGGCAGCTTGCCGGTGCTCCCCGCCGGTAGCTCCTTGGAGGTTCTGAACCTGAAAgaaacaagcttttctggtcaAATACCAACCTCTATCGGCAACCTGAAACATCTGAAGACTCTGGACATCAGCGGGACCAATGGCTCTGGAGGGATTCCCGCCTCGATCGGTGGCCTTGCATCACTGAGCTTCTTGGATCTGAGCAGCAGCGGGTTCCAAATCGGAGAGCTGCCGGCTGCCATCGGCAGGCTGCAGTCACTGTCCACTCTGCGGCTCACCGGGTGCGGCATCTCAGGCGAAATACCATCGTCGTTTGCGAATCTGACACGCTTAACTGAATTGGACCTCTCGCGAAACAATATCTCAG GGCAAATAACTTTCTTCAGCAAGGAATCATTTCTGAATCTAAAGAGCCTACAACTATGCTGCAACTCCCTATCAGGGCCGGTTCCTAGCTTCATATTCTCTCTTCCTCAGGTGGAATTCATATCGCTTATGTCGAATAATCTAGCTGGTCCACTCCCTGAATTCTCCAGCCCTTCTCCATTCCTGCAATCCATTTACCTGGACTACAACCAGTTGAATGGATCGATACCCATGTCCTTCTTCGAGCTCACGGGTTTACAGACTCTTGATCTCTCTAGAAATAGCTTAACTGGAGCAGTAAAACTTAGCTCCTTCTGGAAACTCACAAATTTAAGTAACCTCTGCCTGTCAGCTAACAAACTGACAGTGATAGTGGACGATGAGCACGTCAGTTCTTCGTCTGCATCGCTCCCTCAAATCAACGCTCTGGGGTTAGCATGCTGCAACATGACCAAGATCCCCTCCATATTAAGGTATGTTTTGGTACACGATCTTGACCTTTCTTGCAACCAGATTGGTGGATCTATACCTAAGTGGATATGGGGTGGCCAGGTTGAGAACGTAGATGTGTTCAAGTTCAATCTTTCTCGCAACAAGTTTAGCAGCATAGACCTGCCTCTTGCTAATGCCAGCGTATACTATCTTGATCTCAGTTTCAACAAGATTCAAGGGCCCATACCCATCCCAGTGTCTCCACAGTTCTTGGATTACTCAAACAACCTCTTCTCATCCGTCCCACAGTACTTGATGGAACGAGTAAGCAGTCCTTTCTTTCTGAATCTAGCCAACAACACACTGCATGGAGCCATCCCACCTATGCTCTGCAACGCAAGCAATCTCCAGTTCCTCGACATCTCTTACAACAATTTCAGTGGCCATGTTCCATCTTGTCTAGTAGATGGACACCTGACCATCCTGAAAATGAGACAGAACCGACTTGAGGGCAGGCTCCCTGATGATATCAAAGGAAGGTGTGTTTCCCAGACGATCGATTTCAACGGGAATCAGATAGAGGGGGAGCTGCCAAGGTCCCTCTCGAACTGCAGTAACTTGGAGGTTTTCGATGTCGGAAACAACAATTTCAGTGGCTTGTTTCCTAGCTGGATCATGAAGCTGCCCAACCTTAGAGTTCTAGTGCTGAGATCCAACAGATTCTCCGGTGCAGTGGATAAAATTCCAATCGAGAGTGATCAAAACAGGACTGATTTCTTAAGCTTGCAGATCATTGATCTGGCCTCAAACAACTTCTCCGGCACATTGGATCCACGGTGGTTCGAGAAGCTCAGAGCGATGAGGATGGCTACCACCAGCAGCACGAACAAGAACGACGCGCCGCTTGCCCTGGAGAACAACCTGTCAGGGAAACTGTACCGTGACACGGTGGTGGTCACGTACAAGGGGACACCCACGACGGTGAGCAAGATCCTGGTGGCCTTCGCCGTGATTGACTTCTCCGGCAACGCGTTCGCCGGCGCCATCCCCGCGTCGATCGGGAGGCTCGCGTCGCTGCGCGGGCTCAACCTGTCGGGTAACGCCCTCGCCGGGGCGATCccgccggagctcggcggcCTGCGGCAGCTCGAGTCGCTGGACCTCTCGTCCAACCGGCTGGAGGGGCGGATCCCGGAGGCGCTGGTTTCGCTGACCTCTCTCGCCTGGCTGAACCTCTCCGGCAACCGGCTGGAGGGGAGCGTCCCGCAGGGAGGGCAGTTCCTGACGTTCACCAACGCCTCGTTCCAGGGGAACCCGGGGCTCTGCGGCAAGCCGCTGTCTCGGCGGTGCGACGGTGGTGGTGGTTCGGACACGGGAGGAGCCCCTGCGTCGGAGCACGGGAGGAGCTCGGAGGACACCATCGTGATGTTCTGTCTCGCCGGGTCAGGGTATGGCCTGGGCTTTGCGGTGGCCATCCTGTTTCAGCTGGCCTGCAGAGGCCAAAAGATGGAACGTCTGCTAGGACTGCGTTTGTGCATGGGGCGGAGTGAACGCTGA
- the LOC120643065 gene encoding putative cis-zeatin O-glucosyltransferase: MESSVAVVAVPFPAQGHLNALLHLSLQLASRGLPVHYAAPAEHARQARARVHGWGDAALRRVRFHELPIAAYASPTPDAAAGGSEAFPSHLMPLWEAFTAGAPAPVAALLAALSASHRRVVVLYDMANAFAAEEAARLPNGEGFTLVCTSLSSLLWTTDAGRRLLLERGVDYVPVYAYVTEEFLEYATNRLRSAQTIPSSSGVLTNTCRAVEGPFIDFFAEQMAPAGKKLFNMGPLNPLLDVDVDAASSATHGSDKQRHECLDWLDRQPPASVLYVSFGSTLSLRGEQVAELAAALRGSRRRFIWVLRDADRGNVFADGGEDDRHAEFVSEFTEQAQGWGVVVTGWAPQLEILAHGATAAFLSHCGWNSTVESLSHGKPILAWPMHSDQPLNAELVCKHLKAGILVRPMEMQREVIPRATIQEAIEKMMSSDEGRQVQQRAMELGEAVRSSAAVGGASHKDLEDFIAHITRVL; this comes from the coding sequence ATGGAGTCCTCCGTCGCGGTCGTGGCGGTGCCGTTCCCGGCGCAGGGCCACCTCAACGCGCTGCTGCACCTGTCGCTGCAGCTTGCGTCGCGCGGCCTGCCCGTCCACTACGCGGCGCCCGCGGAGCACGCCCGCCAggcccgcgcgcgcgtgcacGGCTGGGGcgacgccgccctccgccgcgtccGGTTCCACGAGCTCCCCATCGCCGCGTACGCCTCGCCGaccccggacgccgccgccggcggctcggAGGCCTTCCCGTCCCACCTCATGCCGCTGTGGGAGGCCTTCACGGCCGGCGCGCCCGCCCCGGTCGCGGCGCTCCTCGCCGCGCTCTCCGCCTCCCACCGCCGCGTCGTCGTCCTCTACGACATGGCCAACGCCTtcgccgccgaggaggccgcGCGGCTGCCCAACGGCGAGGGGTTCACGCTCGTCTGCACCTCCCTGTCGAGCCTCCTCTGGACGACGGACGCCGGGCGCCGCCTCCTTCTCGAGCGCGGCGTTGACTACGTCCCCGTGTACGCCTACGTGACGGAGGAGTTCTTGGAGTACGCGACCAATCGGTTGAGATCAGCGCAGACGATACCGTCCAGCTCCGGCGTCCTCACCAACACGTGccgcgcggtcgagggtccgtTCATCGATTTCTTCGCCGAGCAGATGGCTCCTGCCGGCAAGAAGCTCTTCAACATGGGCCCCTTGAACCCGCTGCTCGACGTCGACGTCGACGCGGCTTCATCCGCCACGCACGGGAGCGACAAGCAGCGCCACGAGTGCCTGGATTGGCTCGACAGACAGCCGCCGGCATCTGTGCTCTACGTGTCGTTCGGCTCAACGTTGTCGCTGCGAGGCGAGCAGGTcgcggagctcgccgcggcgctgcgcggcagccggcggcggttCATCTGGGTGCTGCGCGACGCCGACCGCGGCAACGTGttcgcggacggcggcgaggacgaccgGCACGCCGAGTTCGTGTCCGAGTTCACGGAGCAGGCCCAGGGCTGGGGGGTGGTGGTCACCGGATGGGCGCCGCAGCTGGAGATCCTGGCGcacggcgccacggcggcgttcCTGAGCCACTGCGGCTGGAACTCGACCGTGGAGAGCTTGAGCCACGGGAAGCCCATCCTGGCGTGGCCCATGCACTCGGACCAGCCGCTGAACGCTGAGCTGGTGTGCAAGCACCTCAAGGCTGGCATCCTGGTGAGGCCGATGGAAATGCAGAGGGAGGTGATACCCAGGGCGACCATACAGGAGGCAATCGAGAAGATGATGAGCTCTGATGAAGGACGCCAGGTCCAGCAGCGCGCGATGGAGCTAGGCGAGGCCGTACGTTCATCGGCGGCGGTAGGCGGAGCGTCGCACAAGGACCTTGAGGACTTCATTGCTCACATCACCAGGGTCCTCTGA